From a single Aggregatilinea lenta genomic region:
- a CDS encoding APC family permease, whose translation MASLDAQQKAHFSLSRWLIGKPLETTALPHQVITRPIGLAVFASDALSSTAYATEEILIILALAGTGAATLGLSIPIAFAIAALLIIVTISYRQTIYAYPNGGGAYIVARDNLGELPAQIAGAALLTDYILTVAVSVSSGVAQITSGFPELFPYKVYMAIGVIVLMTIVNLRGVKESGRIFAVPTYFFLGTMFLTLGVGFVRYLLGDLPTVVDVEVVHNSTQALGLFLVLRAFSSGCAALTGIEAISNGITAFKEPRSHNAAVTLVWMSALLISLFLGITLIAHQIHAMPSETETVISQLGRTIYGQGSIFYMMTLAGTALILLMAANTSYADFPRLAALHAGDGFLPRQLTYRGSRLVFSWGILGLASCASLLVLVAQASTTRLIPLYAIGVFLSFTMSQTGMVVRLRKIGKLKPGEEVQGRETVMRYDPHWRLKSFISGFGALCTGVVMIVFAVTKFTTGAWFVIVLIPTLVFVFFRIHYHYRDVARSLSLEGKPVEVEKRPVQTIILVDDVHAETVRLVDFAKSLDHPWHAIHIAVNPDKVDSIREKWEKRVGEGELVIVPSPYRLLAEPLRQYIEDLQEQTPGSYVHIIMGHLAMDTFWEQALHQNSAVMFNLALGRMERVGVTSVPYQIHRNHKSEHAVEAAEAVLDELEADTVEV comes from the coding sequence ATGGCATCGCTTGATGCTCAACAGAAGGCCCATTTTTCCCTGTCTCGCTGGCTAATCGGTAAGCCGCTGGAAACCACCGCACTGCCCCATCAAGTCATCACACGACCGATCGGGCTGGCGGTGTTCGCCTCGGACGCGCTGTCGTCCACGGCCTACGCCACCGAAGAAATCCTGATTATCCTGGCGCTGGCCGGGACCGGGGCGGCGACACTCGGCCTCTCGATCCCGATCGCTTTCGCGATTGCCGCGCTGTTGATTATCGTCACCATCTCGTACCGCCAGACGATCTACGCCTACCCGAACGGCGGCGGCGCGTACATCGTCGCGCGTGATAACCTGGGCGAGCTGCCTGCGCAGATTGCGGGCGCGGCCCTGCTGACGGACTACATCCTGACCGTAGCGGTCAGTGTCTCATCCGGCGTGGCGCAGATTACGTCCGGATTCCCAGAGCTGTTCCCGTACAAGGTTTACATGGCGATTGGCGTGATCGTGCTGATGACCATCGTCAATCTGCGCGGCGTCAAGGAGAGTGGGCGCATCTTCGCCGTGCCGACCTATTTCTTCCTGGGCACGATGTTCCTGACGCTTGGCGTCGGCTTCGTGCGCTACCTGCTCGGCGATCTACCCACCGTTGTCGACGTCGAGGTCGTACACAACTCAACCCAGGCGCTGGGGCTGTTCCTGGTCCTGCGCGCGTTCTCCAGCGGCTGCGCGGCCCTGACCGGTATCGAGGCGATCTCGAACGGCATCACGGCCTTCAAAGAACCGCGCAGCCATAACGCCGCCGTGACGCTGGTCTGGATGAGCGCTCTACTCATCTCGCTGTTCCTGGGTATTACCCTGATCGCGCACCAGATCCACGCCATGCCGAGCGAAACCGAAACAGTGATCTCGCAGTTGGGGCGCACGATTTACGGCCAGGGCAGCATCTTCTACATGATGACGCTGGCCGGGACCGCGCTGATCCTGCTCATGGCCGCCAACACCAGCTACGCGGACTTCCCGCGCCTCGCCGCCCTGCACGCGGGCGATGGCTTCCTGCCGCGCCAGCTCACCTATCGCGGCAGCCGCCTGGTGTTCTCGTGGGGCATTTTGGGGCTGGCGTCCTGCGCCTCGCTGCTGGTGCTCGTCGCCCAGGCCAGCACCACCCGGTTGATTCCGCTGTATGCCATCGGCGTGTTCCTGAGCTTCACCATGTCGCAGACGGGCATGGTGGTCCGCCTGCGCAAGATCGGCAAGCTGAAGCCGGGTGAAGAGGTGCAGGGCCGTGAAACGGTCATGCGTTACGATCCGCACTGGCGGCTGAAGAGCTTCATCAGCGGCTTCGGCGCGCTTTGCACCGGCGTGGTGATGATCGTCTTCGCGGTGACCAAGTTCACCACCGGCGCGTGGTTCGTGATCGTTCTGATCCCGACGCTGGTGTTTGTCTTCTTCCGCATTCACTATCATTACCGTGACGTGGCCCGCTCGTTGAGCCTGGAAGGCAAGCCGGTCGAGGTCGAAAAGCGGCCCGTGCAGACGATCATCCTGGTGGATGACGTGCACGCCGAGACGGTGCGGCTGGTGGACTTCGCCAAGTCGCTCGACCACCCGTGGCACGCGATTCACATCGCGGTTAACCCGGACAAAGTGGACAGCATCCGCGAGAAGTGGGAGAAGCGCGTCGGCGAAGGCGAGCTGGTCATCGTCCCATCGCCCTATCGCCTGCTGGCCGAGCCGCTGCGCCAGTACATCGAAGATTTGCAGGAACAGACGCCGGGCAGCTACGTGCACATCATCATGGGCCACCTGGCGATGGACACCTTCTGGGAGCAGGCGCTGCACCAGAACAGCGCCGTGATGTTCAATCTGGCGCTGGGCCGGATGGAGCGCGTCGGCGTGACGAGCGTGCCGTACCAGATCCACCGCAACCACAAAAGCGAACACGCGGTTGAAGCGGCTGAGGCCGTGCTCGACGAGCTTGAGGCCGATACGGTAGAGGTGTAG
- a CDS encoding response regulator, whose protein sequence is MSDASGSASEQNTLILVIEDDVQIRRFLRTTLTSNGYRILETATAADGINKAALHAPDVIILDLGLPDLDGLEVMRRLREWSSTPVIVVSAREQEHDKVAALDAGADDYLTKPFGTSELLARIRVALRHSFHAQGSEEATFEVGDLRVDLARRHVSIQGVEVHLTPLEYKLLTTLVRYAGRVVTHRQLLSEVWGPSYANESHYLRVYMGQLRHKIEADPTRPRYLLTEPGVGYRLKVE, encoded by the coding sequence ATGAGTGACGCTTCTGGATCTGCTTCTGAGCAAAATACGCTGATTCTGGTCATCGAAGACGATGTGCAGATTCGGCGGTTCTTGCGTACCACGCTCACCAGCAACGGCTATCGCATTTTGGAAACGGCAACGGCGGCAGACGGGATCAACAAGGCAGCGCTGCACGCGCCGGACGTGATCATTCTGGATCTGGGACTGCCCGATCTGGATGGCCTGGAAGTCATGCGGCGGCTGCGCGAATGGTCCTCGACCCCTGTGATCGTCGTGTCGGCGCGGGAGCAGGAACACGACAAGGTCGCGGCGCTGGATGCGGGAGCGGACGATTACCTGACGAAGCCGTTCGGCACGAGCGAGCTGCTCGCCCGTATTCGTGTCGCGCTGCGGCATTCGTTCCACGCGCAGGGCAGCGAGGAAGCGACCTTTGAGGTCGGCGATTTGCGGGTGGATCTGGCGCGTCGCCATGTCAGCATACAGGGTGTCGAAGTGCACCTCACGCCGCTCGAATACAAACTTCTGACCACGTTGGTCCGCTATGCGGGCCGCGTCGTGACCCATCGCCAGCTCCTCAGCGAAGTCTGGGGTCCTTCGTACGCGAACGAGAGCCACTATCTGCGCGTTTACATGGGGCAGCTTCGCCATAAGATCGAAGCCGATCCGACCCGCCCGCGCTACCTGTTAACCGAGCCAGGCGTGGGGTATCGCCTGAAGGTCGAGTGA
- a CDS encoding sensor histidine kinase: MDEQRPDPDAILARLRADENRERRGKLKIFFGATAGVGKTYSMLDAAHMRQAEGIDVVVGYIEPHGRAETEALLHGLEAIPSRLVDYQGAALREFDLDAAIARHPQLILVDELAHTNAPGMRHPKRYQDVEELLAAGINVYTTVNVQHLESLTDIVSQITGVVVRETIPDSLLEQADEVEMVDLAPDDLLQRLKEGKVYVPGQAERAMQNFFRKGNLMALRELALRRTADRVDEQMQDYRRDHAVKQTWPAAERILVSISPSPLSRRLVRAAKRMASGLRAEWLAVYIETPSHARLPEKDRDRAIQTLRLAEQLGAETAIRFGHNVSQELLAYAHERNVSKIIVGKPSHPRWRDIVFGSVLDELVRHSEKIDIYVISGDPDPARSTLPIQMLRRTSGWRAYANTLLVFVLCTLLARLMLPYFDLANLIMVYLVGVVFAAARYGRGPSMLAALLSVLAFDFFFVTPYLTFAVSDSQYIVTFIIMLLVGMTISTLTVRIKQQAEAARERERHTANLYAMSRDLANSQGTATLAAIAAQHISEVFDSRAVVVLPDAQGNLSIHVPESAAGLTVHEQGVARWVYDHGQAAGLGTQALPGAQGLYLPLRTLQGTAGVIGIFPNQAQRLFSPDQMHLVETFANQTSLAVERAQLAEEAEQAHMQIETERLRNSLLSSVSHDLRTPLAVITGAASSLLENDATLTPESRHELAQVTYEEAERLNRLVSNLLDMTRLQSGGIHVNKEWQLLEEVIGATLNRLEKRLAGRSVSVTLPDDLPLVPFDSTLIDQVLVNLLDNAVKYTPPGSPIDLSARRIEGGVLVEIADHGPGLRAGDEQRIFDKFYRAQPAATRGAGLGLAICRGIVEIHGGRIWAENRPDGGAVFRFTLPLDGEPPEVVTDDE, translated from the coding sequence ATGGACGAACAGCGGCCCGATCCGGATGCGATCCTGGCGCGCCTCCGCGCCGACGAGAACCGGGAGCGCCGGGGAAAACTGAAGATCTTCTTCGGCGCGACGGCGGGTGTCGGCAAGACGTACAGCATGCTCGACGCGGCGCACATGCGCCAGGCGGAGGGCATCGACGTCGTGGTGGGCTACATCGAGCCGCACGGGCGGGCCGAGACGGAAGCGCTGTTGCACGGCCTGGAAGCGATTCCGTCGCGCCTCGTGGACTACCAGGGTGCTGCGCTGCGTGAGTTCGATCTGGACGCGGCCATCGCGCGGCATCCGCAACTGATCCTGGTAGACGAGCTGGCCCATACCAATGCGCCAGGGATGCGGCACCCGAAACGGTATCAGGACGTCGAGGAGCTGCTTGCGGCGGGTATCAATGTTTACACCACCGTCAACGTCCAGCACCTCGAAAGCCTGACCGATATCGTGAGCCAGATTACCGGCGTCGTCGTGCGCGAGACGATCCCGGACTCCCTGCTGGAACAGGCCGACGAAGTGGAAATGGTCGATCTTGCGCCTGATGATCTGCTTCAACGCCTCAAAGAGGGCAAGGTGTATGTCCCAGGGCAGGCGGAGCGCGCCATGCAGAACTTCTTCCGCAAGGGCAACCTGATGGCCCTGCGCGAACTGGCCCTGCGTCGCACCGCCGACCGGGTGGACGAGCAGATGCAGGACTACCGGCGCGATCATGCGGTGAAACAGACGTGGCCCGCCGCCGAACGTATCCTGGTCAGCATCAGTCCCAGCCCACTCTCGCGGCGGCTGGTACGGGCGGCTAAACGGATGGCGAGTGGCCTGCGCGCCGAGTGGCTGGCCGTGTACATCGAGACGCCGTCCCATGCGCGGCTGCCGGAAAAGGATCGCGACCGGGCGATCCAGACGTTGCGCCTCGCGGAGCAGTTGGGGGCGGAAACCGCGATCCGGTTCGGTCACAATGTGAGCCAGGAGCTGCTGGCCTACGCGCATGAGCGCAACGTCAGCAAGATCATCGTCGGCAAACCTTCTCACCCGCGCTGGCGCGATATCGTGTTTGGGTCGGTGCTGGACGAATTGGTGCGCCACAGCGAGAAGATCGATATTTACGTCATCAGCGGCGATCCTGATCCCGCTCGTTCGACATTGCCCATCCAGATGCTGCGGCGCACCAGCGGCTGGCGGGCCTACGCCAATACCCTGCTCGTGTTCGTTCTGTGCACCCTGCTCGCGCGCTTGATGCTGCCCTACTTCGACCTCGCCAACCTGATCATGGTCTATCTGGTTGGTGTGGTCTTCGCGGCGGCGCGTTATGGGCGCGGACCGTCGATGCTGGCCGCGCTGCTGAGCGTACTGGCGTTCGACTTCTTCTTCGTCACGCCTTACCTGACTTTTGCCGTGTCCGACAGCCAGTACATCGTGACGTTCATCATCATGCTGCTCGTCGGCATGACGATCAGCACGCTGACGGTACGCATCAAACAGCAGGCCGAGGCCGCGCGCGAGCGGGAACGCCACACGGCCAATCTCTACGCCATGAGCCGCGATTTAGCGAACAGCCAGGGCACCGCGACCCTGGCCGCGATTGCCGCGCAGCATATCAGCGAGGTGTTCGACAGCCGCGCCGTGGTGGTGCTGCCGGATGCGCAGGGGAATCTGAGCATTCACGTCCCCGAAAGCGCCGCTGGGCTGACGGTACACGAGCAGGGCGTTGCCCGGTGGGTGTATGATCATGGACAGGCTGCCGGGTTGGGAACCCAGGCGCTGCCCGGCGCACAGGGGCTGTACCTGCCGCTGCGCACGCTGCAGGGCACGGCGGGCGTGATCGGTATTTTCCCCAACCAGGCGCAGCGTTTGTTTTCACCCGATCAAATGCATCTGGTCGAGACGTTCGCCAACCAGACCTCGCTGGCCGTGGAGCGCGCGCAGTTGGCCGAGGAAGCGGAACAGGCGCACATGCAGATCGAGACGGAGCGGCTGCGTAACTCGCTGTTAAGTTCGGTCTCGCACGATCTGCGCACGCCGCTGGCGGTGATCACCGGGGCGGCGAGCAGCCTGCTCGAAAATGATGCGACGTTGACGCCTGAAAGTCGCCATGAGCTGGCACAGGTGACCTACGAAGAGGCCGAGCGACTGAACCGGCTGGTCAGCAATTTGCTCGACATGACGCGTTTGCAATCGGGCGGTATCCACGTCAACAAGGAATGGCAGCTCCTGGAAGAAGTCATCGGCGCGACGCTGAACCGGCTGGAGAAACGGCTGGCGGGCCGGAGTGTGTCAGTTACGCTGCCCGACGATCTGCCGCTCGTGCCGTTCGACAGCACCCTGATCGATCAGGTGTTGGTCAACCTGCTCGATAATGCGGTCAAATATACGCCGCCTGGCTCTCCCATCGATCTCTCTGCGCGGCGCATAGAGGGGGGCGTGTTGGTTGAAATTGCCGATCACGGACCGGGACTCCGGGCCGGAGACGAGCAGCGTATCTTCGACAAGTTTTATCGCGCGCAGCCTGCCGCAACGCGCGGCGCCGGGCTGGGACTGGCGATTTGCCGGGGAATCGTCGAAATTCACGGCGGGCGTATCTGGGCCGAGAATCGCCCTGATGGCGGGGCGGTGTTCCGCTTCACGCTGCCGTTGGACGGCGAGCCACCGGAGGTTGTTACAGACGATGAGTGA
- the kdpC gene encoding potassium-transporting ATPase subunit KdpC has protein sequence MEHITKSRAAGLWNALRPALVLLALLTLLTGVIYPLIITGIAQAIFPGKANGGLIVRDGQAIGSELIGQSFDDPAYFWGRLSATGPEPYNAAASSGSNFGPLNPALLDAVQARIDALQATDPANTAPVPVDLVTASASGLDPHISPAAALYQVSRVARARGLDEAAVIALVNDHTEDRWLGVLGEPRVNVLELNLALDALD, from the coding sequence ATGGAGCATATCACGAAATCACGCGCTGCTGGGCTGTGGAACGCGCTGCGTCCGGCGCTGGTACTGTTAGCGCTGCTGACACTGCTCACCGGGGTGATCTACCCGCTAATTATCACCGGAATCGCACAGGCGATCTTCCCCGGTAAGGCCAACGGCGGCCTGATCGTGCGCGATGGGCAGGCCATCGGTTCCGAGCTGATCGGCCAATCGTTCGACGATCCGGCCTACTTCTGGGGGCGGCTCTCCGCGACCGGCCCGGAACCGTACAACGCGGCGGCCTCGTCTGGCTCGAACTTCGGCCCGCTTAATCCCGCTTTGCTGGACGCGGTTCAGGCGCGCATCGACGCGCTGCAGGCCACCGACCCCGCGAACACCGCGCCCGTCCCGGTCGATCTGGTGACGGCCTCCGCCAGCGGCCTCGATCCGCATATCAGCCCGGCGGCAGCGCTCTATCAGGTTTCGCGCGTGGCCCGCGCGCGCGGCCTGGACGAGGCGGCGGTGATTGCCCTGGTCAACGATCACACCGAGGATCGTTGGCTGGGGGTGCTGGGCGAGCCGCGCGTCAACGTGCTGGAACTGAACCTGGCCCTGGACGCACTGGATTAA
- the kdpB gene encoding potassium-transporting ATPase subunit KdpB: MTVQTKAQARPLFDPPIVRRAAVEAGRKLDPRHQFKNPVMFVVEVGSVVTTALFLQALVDEGEAAPGFILAVSAWLWFTVLFANFAEAMAEGRGKAQADALRRSRQDTSAKKLTRPDHAAEYHIVPSTALRKGDVVLVEAGDIIPSDGNVLKGVASVDESAITGESAPVIRESGGDRSAVTGGTRVLSDWLVVQIEANPGETFLDHMISMVEGAKRQKTPNEIALNILLAALTIVFLLAAATLLPFSIYSVDAAGQGEPVTVTVLVALLVCLIPTTIGGLLSAIGIAGMDRMIQANVIAMSGRAVEAAGDVDVLLLDKTGTITLGNRQATAFFPVQGISPDVLADAAQLASLADETPEGRSIVVLAKEKYGLRERDVHALGAAFVPFTAQTRMSGIDMDGRCIRKGAADAIQAFVEEQGSPFPSAVRMLVDDIATQGATPLVVADGPRVLGVIQLKDIVKGGIAERFAELRRMGIKTVMITGDNPLTAAAIAAEAGVDDFLAQATPEAKLKLIRDSQAGGRLVAMTGDGTNDAPALAQADVAVAMNTGTQAAKEAGNMIDLDSNPTKLIEIVEIGKQLLMTRGALTTFSIANDVSKYFAIIPAAFASTYPALDRLNVMDLTTPQSAILSAVIFNALIIIVLIPLALRGVRYRPVGASTLLRNNLLVYGLGGLIVPFIGIKLIDLLLAALGLV; encoded by the coding sequence ATGACCGTACAAACGAAAGCTCAGGCGCGCCCGCTGTTCGATCCGCCGATTGTCAGGCGGGCGGCGGTGGAGGCCGGGCGCAAGCTCGACCCGCGCCACCAGTTCAAAAACCCGGTGATGTTCGTCGTCGAGGTCGGCAGTGTGGTGACCACGGCCCTGTTCCTGCAGGCGTTGGTGGACGAGGGCGAGGCCGCGCCCGGCTTCATCCTGGCCGTGTCCGCGTGGCTGTGGTTCACGGTGCTGTTCGCCAACTTCGCCGAGGCGATGGCCGAGGGGCGCGGCAAGGCCCAGGCCGACGCTCTGCGCCGCTCCCGCCAGGACACCAGCGCCAAGAAGCTCACCCGCCCGGATCATGCGGCGGAATACCACATCGTGCCCTCGACCGCGCTGCGCAAGGGGGACGTGGTGCTGGTCGAAGCGGGTGATATCATTCCCAGCGACGGCAACGTGCTCAAGGGCGTGGCGTCGGTGGACGAGAGCGCGATCACGGGCGAAAGCGCCCCGGTCATCCGCGAGAGCGGTGGCGACCGCAGCGCCGTCACGGGCGGCACGCGCGTGCTGTCCGACTGGCTGGTGGTGCAGATCGAGGCCAACCCCGGCGAGACGTTTCTGGATCACATGATTTCGATGGTCGAAGGCGCCAAGCGCCAGAAGACGCCCAACGAGATCGCGCTGAATATCCTGCTGGCCGCGCTGACGATCGTCTTCCTGCTGGCCGCCGCGACCCTGCTGCCGTTTTCGATCTACAGCGTGGACGCCGCCGGGCAGGGCGAGCCGGTCACGGTGACGGTGCTCGTCGCGCTGCTGGTGTGTCTGATCCCGACGACCATCGGCGGGCTGCTGTCGGCCATCGGCATCGCGGGCATGGACCGCATGATCCAGGCCAACGTGATCGCTATGTCCGGGCGTGCGGTCGAAGCCGCCGGAGACGTGGACGTGCTGCTGCTGGACAAGACCGGCACGATCACGCTCGGCAACCGCCAGGCGACCGCCTTCTTCCCGGTGCAGGGGATCAGTCCCGACGTGCTGGCCGATGCCGCGCAGTTGGCGTCACTGGCCGACGAGACGCCCGAAGGCCGCAGCATCGTCGTGCTGGCGAAGGAGAAATACGGCCTGCGCGAGCGCGACGTGCACGCCCTCGGCGCGGCGTTCGTGCCCTTCACGGCCCAGACGCGCATGAGCGGCATCGATATGGACGGTCGCTGCATCCGCAAGGGAGCCGCCGACGCGATCCAGGCGTTCGTCGAGGAACAGGGCAGCCCCTTCCCCTCCGCTGTGCGCATGCTGGTGGACGACATCGCCACGCAGGGCGCGACGCCGCTCGTGGTGGCCGACGGCCCGCGCGTGCTGGGCGTGATCCAGCTCAAGGACATCGTCAAGGGCGGGATTGCGGAACGCTTCGCGGAACTGCGCCGCATGGGCATCAAAACCGTCATGATCACGGGCGACAACCCGCTGACGGCAGCGGCCATCGCGGCGGAGGCGGGCGTCGATGATTTTCTGGCGCAGGCCACGCCCGAAGCCAAACTGAAGCTGATCCGCGACAGCCAGGCCGGGGGACGCTTGGTTGCCATGACGGGCGACGGCACGAACGACGCGCCCGCGCTGGCTCAGGCGGACGTCGCCGTAGCGATGAACACCGGCACGCAGGCCGCGAAGGAAGCCGGGAACATGATCGATCTCGACTCCAACCCGACCAAGCTGATCGAGATCGTAGAGATCGGCAAGCAGCTTTTGATGACGCGCGGCGCGCTGACCACGTTCAGCATCGCCAACGACGTCTCGAAGTACTTCGCCATCATCCCGGCGGCCTTCGCCAGCACGTACCCCGCGCTGGATCGCCTCAACGTGATGGACCTGACCACGCCGCAAAGCGCGATCCTGTCCGCCGTAATCTTCAACGCGCTGATCATCATCGTCCTGATCCCGCTGGCGCTGCGCGGCGTGCGCTACCGCCCGGTGGGGGCGTCGACGCTGCTGCGCAACAACCTGCTGGTGTATGGCCTGGGTGGGCTGATCGTGCCGTTCATCGGGATCAAGCTGATCGATCTGCTGCTGGCCGCGCTTGGATTGGTGTAG
- the kdpA gene encoding potassium-transporting ATPase subunit KdpA, which yields MTANGLLQIGLYIVVLALAVKPLGSYMARVYEGQSTPLDRVLGPAERLFYHLGGVHPEREMSWKGYALAVLVFNAAGLLVLYALQRLQGALPLNPQDLPGVSSDSSFNTAISFTSNTNWQGYGGETTMSYLTQMIGLTVQNFVSAATGMAVLVALIRGIVRRSAATIGNFWVDMTRSTLYILLPLSVVLAVILISQGVVQTFDHAATVDLVQPVTGADGIPVTTQQIALGPAASQIAIKQLGTNGGGFFNVNSSHPFENPTPLTNFLESLSILLIPAALCYTFGKMVGDTRQGWAIFAAMLIVLVGFTLAAYAAEAHGNPRIAALGVDQTASDANPGGNMEGKELRFGVANSALWATATTAASNGSVNAMHDSFTPLGGLVPLFMMHMGETIFGGVGSGLYGMLAFVIVAVFVAGLMVGRTPEYLGKKIEAYEMKMVSIIILIMPLIVLVGTAIALVTDGGRATIYNPGAHGFSEALYAFTSAGNNNGSAFAGLGANTPFYNTALGIAMLLARYWIIVPILALAGSLARKKSAPAGAGTLPTHTPLFVVLLIGIVIIVGALAFIPALALGPIVEQLQMAL from the coding sequence ATGACCGCCAACGGCCTGCTTCAGATCGGCCTGTATATCGTGGTACTCGCGCTGGCAGTCAAGCCGCTGGGCAGCTACATGGCGCGCGTCTACGAGGGCCAATCGACCCCGCTGGACCGTGTACTTGGGCCAGCGGAGCGCCTGTTCTACCATCTGGGCGGCGTGCACCCGGAGCGCGAAATGAGCTGGAAGGGCTACGCGCTGGCCGTGCTGGTGTTTAACGCGGCTGGCCTGCTCGTGCTCTACGCGCTCCAGCGGCTGCAAGGCGCGCTGCCGCTCAACCCGCAGGATCTGCCGGGCGTCTCGTCCGATTCGTCGTTCAATACCGCGATCAGCTTCACCAGCAACACCAACTGGCAGGGTTACGGCGGCGAGACGACCATGAGCTATCTCACGCAGATGATCGGGCTGACGGTACAGAACTTCGTCTCGGCAGCCACCGGCATGGCCGTGCTCGTCGCGTTGATCCGGGGCATCGTGCGCCGCTCCGCCGCGACCATCGGCAACTTCTGGGTGGATATGACGCGTAGCACGCTGTATATCCTGCTGCCGCTGTCGGTTGTCCTGGCCGTGATCCTGATCTCGCAGGGTGTCGTGCAGACCTTCGACCACGCCGCGACGGTCGACCTCGTGCAGCCGGTGACCGGCGCAGACGGGATCCCCGTCACCACGCAGCAGATCGCACTCGGTCCGGCGGCGTCGCAAATCGCCATCAAGCAGTTGGGGACCAACGGCGGCGGCTTCTTCAACGTCAATTCGTCGCACCCGTTCGAGAATCCCACGCCGCTCACTAACTTCCTGGAGTCACTGTCGATCCTGCTGATTCCGGCGGCCCTATGCTACACCTTTGGCAAGATGGTGGGCGATACGCGGCAGGGCTGGGCGATCTTCGCCGCGATGCTGATCGTGCTGGTCGGTTTTACGCTCGCCGCCTACGCCGCCGAGGCGCACGGCAACCCGCGCATCGCGGCGCTGGGCGTCGATCAAACCGCCAGCGACGCCAATCCCGGCGGCAACATGGAAGGCAAAGAGCTGCGCTTCGGCGTGGCGAACTCCGCGCTGTGGGCGACAGCCACCACTGCCGCCTCGAACGGCTCGGTCAACGCGATGCACGATTCGTTTACGCCGCTGGGCGGCCTCGTGCCGCTGTTCATGATGCATATGGGAGAGACTATCTTCGGCGGCGTGGGGTCGGGCCTGTACGGCATGCTGGCCTTCGTGATCGTCGCGGTGTTCGTGGCGGGCCTGATGGTGGGCCGCACGCCGGAATACCTGGGCAAGAAGATCGAAGCCTACGAGATGAAGATGGTCTCGATCATCATTCTGATCATGCCGCTGATCGTGCTGGTCGGCACGGCGATTGCGTTGGTCACGGATGGCGGCAGGGCGACGATCTACAACCCCGGCGCGCACGGCTTCAGCGAGGCGCTCTATGCCTTCACCTCCGCCGGGAACAACAACGGCAGCGCGTTCGCCGGGCTGGGCGCCAATACGCCGTTCTACAACACGGCGCTGGGCATCGCCATGCTGCTGGCGCGCTACTGGATCATCGTACCCATCCTGGCGCTGGCCGGGTCGCTGGCGCGCAAGAAGTCCGCTCCGGCGGGCGCGGGCACGCTGCCCACGCACACGCCGTTGTTCGTCGTGCTGCTGATCGGCATCGTGATCATCGTGGGCGCGCTGGCGTTCATCCCGGCGCTGGCGCTTGGCCCCATCGTCGAGCAGTTGCAGATGGCCCTGTAA
- a CDS encoding potassium-transporting ATPase subunit F, which translates to MSLLYVIVGLIALMLLLYLVVALLKPEVF; encoded by the coding sequence ATGTCGCTGCTGTATGTGATCGTGGGCTTGATCGCCCTCATGCTGCTGTTGTATCTGGTCGTGGCGCTGCTCAAGCCGGAGGTGTTTTGA
- a CDS encoding SH3 domain-containing protein — MSKQRCDGEDGAVERSTEQDMDSVGWRWKRVLPGSIPVRGWITALVLSVLLISAGAAGLSVTAAQSGTPLCNFTVMASPALNLRTGPGTDFAIAGRAQPGSVWRVTEVQYNDITALRVDEWIRLQTTSGTTVWAAAYYNNSAYGNYDVTQECLDVRFPTTGTPQPNTPVPNTPQPTAVPASTCTVTLSVGVLVRSAPGTSSTRVGNLRAGLAIQVQRVQMDGSYLWAQHSGGWSAIYSRAASAWWVRASSAEGQKCLSVEGWSGTGLGAPALSAFAQWFRGAPALVWAGADGGLFLG, encoded by the coding sequence ATGAGCAAGCAACGGTGTGATGGTGAAGATGGTGCGGTCGAACGGTCGACTGAGCAAGACATGGATTCCGTAGGGTGGAGGTGGAAGCGCGTGCTGCCGGGCAGCATCCCGGTGCGCGGCTGGATCACGGCGCTGGTGTTGAGCGTGCTGCTGATCAGCGCGGGCGCGGCGGGCCTCTCGGTGACGGCGGCACAGTCGGGCACGCCCCTCTGTAACTTCACCGTGATGGCAAGCCCGGCGCTCAACCTGCGCACAGGGCCGGGCACGGATTTCGCCATCGCGGGGCGGGCGCAGCCGGGCAGCGTGTGGCGCGTGACCGAGGTGCAGTACAACGACATCACGGCGCTGCGCGTGGACGAGTGGATCCGCTTGCAGACGACCAGCGGAACGACCGTGTGGGCCGCGGCGTACTACAACAATTCGGCCTACGGCAACTATGACGTCACGCAGGAGTGCCTCGACGTGCGTTTCCCGACGACCGGCACGCCTCAGCCGAACACCCCGGTGCCCAATACCCCCCAACCAACGGCGGTTCCGGCATCGACCTGTACCGTGACGCTGAGCGTGGGCGTGCTGGTCCGCAGTGCACCGGGCACCAGCTCCACACGGGTGGGCAATCTGCGCGCCGGGCTGGCGATCCAGGTGCAGCGTGTGCAGATGGATGGCAGCTACCTGTGGGCGCAGCACAGCGGCGGCTGGAGCGCGATCTATAGCCGCGCGGCATCGGCGTGGTGGGTGCGCGCGTCGAGCGCGGAAGGTCAGAAGTGCCTGAGCGTAGAGGGCTGGAGCGGTACCGGGCTGGGCGCACCGGCGCTGTCCGCGTTTGCGCAGTGGTTCCGGGGCGCACCGGCGCTGGTTTGGGCTGGCGCGGACGGCGGTCTGTTCCTGGGCTGA